In the genome of Methanopyrus kandleri AV19, one region contains:
- a CDS encoding Ni/Fe hydrogenase subunit alpha — MAEIKIHPLTRVEGHGEVIIEVEDGEVTDVKFAVLAVRGFEKFVQGRPAEDVPYIVSRICGICQTAHHLAACKAVDACFDAEPPEGGHKIRWLMHIGNMIHSHALHFYFLAAPDYVVGPDADPLQRNVVKIVKDDPEVGKIAIELRRYGQDIVEATGGKAIHPVTGIPGGVSSPVDPESRDDLLNRAEEMIEMAYEGAKVGIEAIKETLEEYREKHDIDLLETLGNIETYHMGLVSDGDKHEFYDGEVKVVDPNGEEVTRFEPQEYQDVIAERTIEYSYVKHPYLKDVGYPDGIYRVGPGARLNVCSEMKTERAQELYEEYVDEFGECVNYSLTINWARLVELVAACEEAKMLLEDDVITEEDECKEDYEPKAGEGVGIVEAPRGTLIHHYVTDDEGRVKEANLIVATTHNVPAIELALKETAKKLEDEIVELA, encoded by the coding sequence GTGGCCGAGATCAAGATTCACCCCCTGACCAGGGTAGAGGGACACGGTGAAGTCATCATCGAGGTCGAGGACGGTGAGGTGACCGACGTCAAGTTCGCAGTCCTCGCAGTCCGAGGGTTCGAAAAGTTCGTCCAAGGCCGCCCCGCGGAGGACGTTCCCTACATCGTATCCAGGATCTGCGGTATCTGCCAGACTGCCCACCATTTAGCGGCCTGCAAGGCCGTGGACGCGTGCTTCGACGCCGAGCCGCCCGAAGGCGGGCACAAGATCCGGTGGCTGATGCACATCGGGAACATGATCCACAGCCACGCGCTTCACTTCTACTTCCTGGCGGCGCCCGACTACGTGGTTGGACCGGATGCGGACCCGCTCCAGCGTAACGTGGTGAAGATAGTCAAGGACGACCCGGAAGTCGGAAAGATCGCGATCGAACTGCGTCGCTACGGTCAGGACATCGTAGAGGCTACCGGAGGTAAGGCCATACACCCCGTGACGGGGATCCCGGGCGGCGTCTCCTCCCCGGTCGACCCGGAGTCACGCGATGACCTGCTCAACCGCGCCGAAGAGATGATCGAGATGGCGTACGAGGGTGCCAAGGTCGGCATCGAGGCGATCAAAGAGACGCTGGAGGAGTACCGGGAGAAGCACGACATCGATCTGCTCGAGACTCTAGGGAACATCGAGACTTACCACATGGGTCTCGTCTCAGACGGTGACAAGCACGAGTTCTACGACGGCGAGGTGAAGGTAGTGGATCCGAACGGGGAGGAGGTCACGCGCTTCGAGCCGCAGGAATACCAGGACGTGATCGCGGAGCGCACCATAGAGTACTCCTACGTCAAACACCCGTACCTGAAGGACGTCGGGTACCCGGACGGTATCTACAGGGTAGGACCGGGTGCACGGCTCAACGTCTGCTCGGAGATGAAGACCGAGCGCGCCCAGGAGCTCTACGAGGAGTACGTCGACGAGTTCGGGGAGTGCGTGAACTACTCGCTCACCATCAACTGGGCCCGGCTCGTGGAACTCGTGGCCGCGTGTGAGGAGGCCAAGATGCTGCTCGAGGACGATGTGATCACCGAGGAGGACGAGTGCAAGGAGGACTACGAGCCCAAGGCGGGCGAAGGAGTCGGCATCGTCGAGGCGCCGCGTGGTACGCTCATCCACCACTACGTGACCGACGACGAGGGTCGCGTGAAGGAGGCCAACCTGATAGTCGCTACCACTCACAACGTCCCCGCGATCGAGCTCGCCCTGAAGGAGACCGCGAAAAAGTTAGAGGACGAAATCGTGGAACTAGCTTAG
- a CDS encoding coenzyme F420-reducing hydrogenase gamma subunit: MGKATIATAQLSSCVGCHVSLLDLHEKLLDLLEDAIEIEYCYVLVDQKEIPEHVNVAVIEGSIRNEEDLEVAEELREAADIVVAVGTCACYGGVHGLANLYQLDDILEWVFKETPTTDDEGETPEEVVPELFGYVRPLPEVIDVDYMLPGCPPKPESIAEVITAILEDREPELPTTNLCEECPREKEDIPIEEIKFRTGQGRPDPDKCLLEQGYPCMGPATVAGCGAACPSRGLSCRGCNGPTKQALDQGAAFLDAIASVSFETDVDVEEILEGLVDLPGKLYMFSMAASLLKGHRDVIFGSKGE; this comes from the coding sequence ATGGGTAAGGCGACGATTGCGACGGCTCAACTGTCCTCCTGTGTCGGGTGTCACGTGTCACTGCTCGATCTCCACGAGAAGTTACTCGATCTCCTGGAGGACGCCATCGAGATCGAGTACTGCTACGTACTAGTCGACCAGAAGGAGATCCCAGAGCACGTGAACGTAGCGGTGATCGAGGGAAGCATCCGAAACGAGGAGGATCTCGAGGTCGCGGAAGAACTCCGTGAGGCCGCCGACATCGTCGTCGCCGTGGGGACATGCGCCTGCTACGGTGGAGTCCACGGGCTGGCCAACCTGTACCAACTGGACGACATCCTCGAGTGGGTCTTCAAGGAGACCCCGACCACCGACGACGAAGGCGAGACTCCGGAAGAGGTCGTTCCGGAGCTCTTCGGCTACGTGCGGCCGCTGCCCGAGGTAATCGACGTCGACTACATGCTGCCGGGCTGCCCTCCCAAGCCGGAGAGCATCGCTGAGGTCATCACCGCCATCCTCGAGGACCGGGAGCCCGAACTCCCGACGACGAACCTGTGCGAGGAATGTCCCCGCGAGAAGGAGGACATCCCGATCGAGGAGATCAAGTTCCGCACCGGTCAGGGCCGACCCGACCCGGACAAGTGCCTGCTCGAACAGGGCTACCCGTGCATGGGACCGGCCACGGTCGCCGGATGTGGAGCGGCCTGTCCGTCCCGAGGACTATCGTGCCGTGGGTGTAACGGACCGACGAAGCAGGCACTGGATCAGGGTGCGGCGTTCCTCGATGCGATCGCCTCGGTGTCCTTCGAGACCGACGTCGACGTCGAGGAGATCCTGGAGGGACTCGTCGACCTACCTGGGAAGCTCTACATGTTCTCCATGGCCGCGTCTCTACTGAAGGGTCATCGTGACGTGATCTTCGGCTCGAAGGGGGAGTAA
- a CDS encoding energy-coupling factor ABC transporter permease has protein sequence MHLPDGLIPLWWCAVFYAMAAIPVGLGALRIRSEGRKTILVGLLAGLSFVFMQVPIGHAHVNLTGPIGILLGPWSSAVAVFIVNLACALMGHGGITIVGLNTLINWGEAAGVWALYRLLRERLDYGAAAGIATFSVLATSSVIPSFVMAWVINKPVLPFLLTLTTVWIVTAIIEAVITASMVKALAQMKPDWVRDL, from the coding sequence ATTCACCTACCTGATGGACTGATACCGTTATGGTGGTGTGCCGTATTTTACGCTATGGCGGCCATACCGGTAGGTTTAGGGGCGCTGAGAATCCGGTCCGAGGGTCGTAAAACCATTCTGGTCGGATTGTTGGCGGGTCTCTCGTTCGTGTTCATGCAGGTGCCGATAGGCCATGCTCACGTGAACTTAACGGGACCGATCGGAATTCTACTGGGGCCTTGGAGTTCCGCCGTGGCTGTTTTCATCGTCAACTTGGCGTGTGCCCTAATGGGACACGGAGGAATAACCATCGTCGGATTGAACACCCTGATCAACTGGGGAGAAGCTGCCGGCGTGTGGGCACTCTACAGGCTTCTCAGGGAGAGGCTGGATTACGGTGCAGCCGCGGGGATCGCCACGTTCTCCGTCCTAGCCACATCGTCGGTGATTCCATCGTTCGTCATGGCTTGGGTTATCAACAAACCGGTACTTCCGTTCCTTCTCACACTGACCACGGTTTGGATAGTCACGGCGATCATCGAAGCCGTAATTACGGCATCGATGGTTAAGGCTCTCGCCCAAATGAAACCGGACTGGGTGAGAGATCTGTGA
- the cbiQ gene encoding cobalt ECF transporter T component CbiQ: MRFTEALEWSLTAETVLHRIHPWSKLVGLMTTIFASMLLYDPESIAILSIPYLIGCILARVPVRILARLSIPPMAFLGAVLLLMLPSGVPGREVLLYAVRGATDLLAVLVTTLTTPFNALWSALVVVFPPTLAETGLIFHRSVYRAFEELEGTLNAIRIRGWRLRSINVLGSVIATLLIRSHRSAELVQVSVEVRGATGRVRPLKRFEFTRIDFGWLTMVFCSVALSGVV, translated from the coding sequence GTGAGGTTCACCGAAGCACTGGAGTGGTCGCTGACGGCTGAGACCGTGCTCCACCGTATACACCCATGGTCGAAGTTAGTCGGGCTGATGACCACGATCTTCGCCTCGATGTTACTGTACGATCCCGAGAGCATCGCCATCCTGTCGATACCGTACCTAATCGGGTGCATCTTAGCCCGCGTTCCCGTCCGGATCCTAGCGCGGTTGTCGATACCGCCGATGGCGTTCTTGGGCGCGGTCCTGCTCCTGATGTTGCCCTCGGGCGTCCCGGGCCGCGAGGTGTTGCTGTACGCCGTTCGGGGCGCGACCGATCTCTTAGCCGTGCTCGTGACGACGCTGACGACGCCCTTCAACGCGCTGTGGTCGGCCCTCGTCGTGGTGTTCCCACCCACGCTGGCGGAGACCGGTCTCATCTTCCATCGCTCGGTGTACCGGGCGTTCGAAGAGTTGGAGGGAACGTTGAACGCGATCCGGATCCGGGGATGGAGGCTCAGGTCGATCAACGTTCTGGGATCCGTTATCGCGACTCTCTTGATTCGAAGCCACCGGAGCGCGGAACTCGTGCAGGTAAGCGTGGAGGTACGCGGGGCGACGGGTAGGGTGCGACCGTTGAAAAGATTCGAGTTCACGCGGATAGACTTCGGATGGTTGACCATGGTGTTTTGCTCCGTGGCGTTATCGGGGGTGGTCTGA